The following is a genomic window from Crossiella equi.
CGGTCTGATCACCCACCGCGACGGCCGGGTGGACCTGATCGTGTCGAAGTCCGACGACCCGGACGCCTGCGTCGCGTCCATACCCCTCACCACGGACGAGGCGGGCACACTGGCCAGCCTGCTGGGCGCCCCGCAGCTGGTCTCGCAGCTGCGCGCCGAGCAGAACGAGATCGCGGGCGTCACCACCAAACAGCTGCCGCTGGCCCCCGGCTCGCCCTTCGACGGCCGCCCGCTCGGCGACACCCAGCTCCGCACCCGCACCGGCGCCTCCGTGGTGGCCGTGGTGCGCGCGGGCACGGTGCACCCGTCGCCGCGCCCGGACTTCGTCTTCGGCGGCGGTGACCTGCTGGTCGTGGTGGGCACCGGCCCCGGCCTGAAGGCCGCGGCGGACATCCTCGACAAGGGATAAGGGGTCCATGCACAACACGGCACTGTCCCTGATCGAACTGGGCGCGGTCTTCTTCGGGCTGGGCCTGCTGGGACGCCTGGCGGTGAAGATCGGCCTCTCGCCCATCCCGCTGTACCTGATCGGCGGGGTGGCCTTCGGCAAGGGCGGCCTGGTCCCGCTGGAGGGCATCGAGGAGTTCACCGGCATCGCCGCCGAGATCGGCGTGGTGCTGCTGCTGTTACTCCTTGGCCTGGAGTACTCGGCGAACGAGCTGGTCACGGGCCTGAAGCGTTCGTGGCTGGCGGGCGTGGTCGACCTGGTCCTGAACGCGACCCCGGGCGTGGCCGCGGCCCTCATCCTCGGCTGGGGCCCGATCGGCGCCCTGGCCATGGGCGGCGTCACCTACATCTCCAGCTCGGGCATCGTGGCCAAGGTCCTGAACGACCTCGGCCGCCTGGGCAACCGCGAGACCCCGGTGGTCCTGGCCGTCCTGGTCTTCGAGGACCTGGCCATGGCGGTCTACCTGCCGATCCTGACCGCCCTGCTGGCGGGCGTGAGCTTCTGGGGCGGACTGTCCACAGTGGGCATCGCCCTGCTGGCGGTCACGGTGGTCCTGGTCATCGCGATCAAGTTCGGCCGCTACGTCTCCACCCTGGTCGACAGCCCGGACCCGGAGGTCTTCCTCCTCCGCGTCCTGGGCCTGGCCCTGCTGGTGGCGGGCATCGCCTCCCAGCTCCAGGTCTCGGCGGCGGTCGGCGCCTTCCTCCTGGGCATCGCGATCTCGGGCTCCACGGCGGAGAACGCCACCAAACTCCTGGAACCGCTGCGGGACCTGTTCGCGGCCGTGTTCTTCGTGGTCTTCGGCTTGAACACCGACCCTCGTGACGTGCCGCCGGTGCTGGGGGTCGCGGTGGCGCTGGTCGTGATCACCACGGCCACCAAGATGCTGACCGGGTGGTTCGCGGCCGGGCAGCAGGGCATCGCGCGGCTGGGACGGCTCAGAGCCGGGTCGGCCTTGGTGGCCCGTGGGGAGTTCTCGATCGTCATCGCCGGGCTGGCGGTGGCTTCGGGGGCGGTGAACGAGCAGCTGGCGCCGTTGGCCACCGCGTACGTGCTGTTGATGGCCGTGCTCGGGCCCGTGGCGGCTCGGGTGGTGGAGCCGTTGGCGCGCAAGGCGGTGGCGTTGCGGACGCGGACTGCGTGAGTTGCCAGGCCGGGTGAGCGGCACCGGCGAAGCCGGGAATCGCGCGGCTCGGCCGCGGACTTGACCGGCGGGCAAGCGGTCGCAGGGCGAACCTCGCCGTGGCGACAGGTTGAAGGGCCTCCACAGCTCGCGCTGAGGAGGCCCTCTTTCCGCCCGTGGTGTGGCTGTGCGGTCGAGGGGACTCCGTGCAGCGACATCCCGGCGCGACACGGCTGGCGGCGCCGGGACGCCCTGGTCTCACCCTGCTCCCGTGAGACCAGCATGAGACTCCGGGAAAGCCGGGCGCTCCTAGCTTCGCGGTGGGAGAACACCACCAGCGAGCACGGGAGTGCGGATGCGCAAGGCACTGATGGCGTTGGGCCTGGCGGCCGCCGCCATCCTCACCACAGCACCGGCCGCGGGCGCCGCCCCCGAGGAGGAGCAGTGTCAGCTGACCCTGGACCGGACCGCCACCGGGGTGGACCGGGCCGGGACGTGGTGTCCGGGCAGGCAGGCCCACGGCGCCGCGCTCGGCTGCACCGACGGCGGTGACGTCGAGCGGAACTGGGTGTTCGGCGGCTGGGACCACGCCCAGTGCGGTCCGCAGGCGCCCCGGGCGCGGTACCTGGGCATCTACTGGCCGGTCCGGTTCGGCGCCGCCGCGCCGAAGCCCGTCGCCGACCTGCCGCCCGGGGCGGAGAACTGTGAGCTGTCCCTGGAACGGCTGCCCGGTGGCCAGGACCGGGCCGGGATGCACTGCGCGGACCTGCTGCACCGGG
Proteins encoded in this region:
- a CDS encoding cation:proton antiporter regulatory subunit, with protein sequence MHVEVTPLPGIGTRQDFQTRTGRRIGLITHRDGRVDLIVSKSDDPDACVASIPLTTDEAGTLASLLGAPQLVSQLRAEQNEIAGVTTKQLPLAPGSPFDGRPLGDTQLRTRTGASVVAVVRAGTVHPSPRPDFVFGGGDLLVVVGTGPGLKAAADILDKG
- a CDS encoding cation:proton antiporter, whose amino-acid sequence is MHNTALSLIELGAVFFGLGLLGRLAVKIGLSPIPLYLIGGVAFGKGGLVPLEGIEEFTGIAAEIGVVLLLLLLGLEYSANELVTGLKRSWLAGVVDLVLNATPGVAAALILGWGPIGALAMGGVTYISSSGIVAKVLNDLGRLGNRETPVVLAVLVFEDLAMAVYLPILTALLAGVSFWGGLSTVGIALLAVTVVLVIAIKFGRYVSTLVDSPDPEVFLLRVLGLALLVAGIASQLQVSAAVGAFLLGIAISGSTAENATKLLEPLRDLFAAVFFVVFGLNTDPRDVPPVLGVAVALVVITTATKMLTGWFAAGQQGIARLGRLRAGSALVARGEFSIVIAGLAVASGAVNEQLAPLATAYVLLMAVLGPVAARVVEPLARKAVALRTRTA